One part of the Pseudomonas sp. MYb118 genome encodes these proteins:
- the oadA gene encoding sodium-extruding oxaloacetate decarboxylase subunit alpha — protein sequence MSKKIHVTDTILRDAHQSLLATRMRTEDMLPICDKLDKVGYWSLECWGGATFDACVRFLKEDPWERLRQLRAALPNTRLQMLLRGQNLLGYRHYSDDVVKAFVAKAAVNGIDVFRIFDAMNDVRNLRVAIEAVKAAGKHAQGTIAYTTSPVHTIEAFVNQAKQMEAMGCDSVAIKDMAGLLTPFATGELVKALKAEQSLPVFVHSHDTAGLAAMCQLKAIENGADHIDTAISSFAWGTSHPGTESMVAALKGSEFDTGLNLELLQEIGLYFYAVRKKYHQFESEFTAVDTRVQVNQVPGGMISNLANQLKEQGALNRMGEVLAEIPRVREDLGFPPLVTPTSQIVGTQAFFNVLAGERYKTITNEVKLYLQGGYGKAPGTVNEKLRRQAIGSEDVIDVRPADLLKPEMAKLREDIGALAKSEEDVLTFAMFPDIGRKFLEERAAGTLTPEVLLPIPEAGKVAAAGGEGVPTEFVIDVHGETYRVDITGVGVKAEGKRHFYLSIDGMPEEVVFEPLNEFVGGGSSKRKQATAPGHVSTTMPGNIVDVLVKEGDTVKAGQAVLITEAMKMETEVQAAIAGKVTAIHVAKGDRVNPGEILIEIEG from the coding sequence ATGTCCAAGAAGATTCACGTAACCGACACCATCCTGCGCGACGCCCACCAATCGCTGCTCGCGACCCGCATGCGCACCGAAGACATGCTGCCGATCTGCGACAAGCTCGACAAGGTCGGCTACTGGTCGCTGGAATGCTGGGGCGGCGCCACGTTCGACGCCTGCGTACGCTTCCTCAAGGAAGACCCATGGGAGCGCCTGCGCCAGCTGCGCGCCGCGCTGCCCAACACCCGCCTGCAAATGCTCCTGCGCGGCCAGAACCTGCTGGGCTACCGCCATTACAGCGACGACGTGGTCAAGGCCTTCGTTGCCAAGGCGGCGGTCAACGGCATCGACGTGTTCCGCATCTTCGACGCGATGAACGACGTGCGTAACCTTCGCGTGGCCATCGAAGCGGTGAAAGCGGCGGGCAAACACGCCCAGGGCACCATCGCCTACACCACCAGCCCGGTGCACACCATCGAGGCCTTCGTTAACCAGGCCAAGCAAATGGAAGCCATGGGTTGCGACTCGGTGGCGATCAAGGACATGGCTGGCCTGCTGACCCCATTCGCCACCGGCGAGCTGGTCAAGGCGCTGAAAGCCGAGCAGTCGTTGCCGGTGTTCGTCCACTCCCACGACACCGCCGGCCTGGCCGCGATGTGCCAGCTCAAGGCCATCGAAAACGGTGCCGACCACATTGACACCGCGATCTCCAGCTTCGCCTGGGGCACCAGCCACCCAGGGACCGAGTCGATGGTCGCCGCCCTCAAGGGCAGTGAGTTCGACACCGGCCTGAACCTGGAATTGCTGCAGGAGATCGGCCTGTACTTCTACGCCGTGCGCAAGAAGTACCACCAGTTCGAAAGCGAATTCACTGCGGTCGATACCCGCGTACAGGTCAACCAGGTTCCAGGCGGGATGATTTCCAACCTGGCCAACCAGCTCAAGGAGCAGGGCGCCCTGAATCGCATGGGCGAAGTGCTGGCGGAAATCCCGCGGGTTCGTGAAGACCTCGGCTTCCCGCCGCTGGTGACCCCGACGTCGCAGATCGTCGGCACCCAGGCGTTCTTCAACGTGCTGGCCGGCGAGCGCTACAAGACCATCACCAACGAAGTGAAGCTCTACCTGCAAGGTGGCTACGGCAAGGCGCCAGGCACCGTGAACGAGAAGCTGCGTCGCCAGGCCATCGGCAGCGAAGACGTCATCGACGTGCGTCCCGCCGACCTGCTCAAGCCGGAAATGGCCAAGCTGCGTGAAGACATTGGCGCATTGGCCAAGTCCGAAGAAGACGTGCTGACCTTCGCCATGTTCCCGGACATCGGGCGCAAGTTCCTCGAAGAGCGTGCTGCCGGCACCCTGACCCCGGAAGTGCTGTTGCCGATTCCGGAAGCCGGCAAGGTCGCTGCCGCTGGTGGCGAAGGCGTACCGACCGAGTTCGTCATCGACGTCCACGGCGAAACCTACCGCGTCGACATCACCGGTGTCGGCGTCAAGGCCGAAGGCAAGCGTCACTTCTACCTGTCCATCGACGGCATGCCGGAAGAAGTGGTGTTCGAGCCGCTGAATGAATTCGTCGGCGGTGGCAGCAGCAAGCGCAAGCAAGCCACTGCACCGGGCCACGTCAGCACCACCATGCCGGGCAACATCGTCGATGTGCTGGTCAAGGAAGGCGACACCGTCAAGGCTGGCCAGGCCGTTCTGATCACCGAAGCCATGAAGATGGAAACCGAAGTGCAGGCGGCCATCGCCGGCAAGGTCACCGCCATTCACGTGGCCAAGGGCGATCGGGTGAATCCGGGCGAAATCCTGATCGAGATCGAAGGCTGA
- the hexR gene encoding transcriptional regulator HexR, with protein MNLLQHIAQSRHLLRKSELKVADHVLLDPAAVMHSSMADLAHSVGISEPTIVRFCRAIGCSGFQDLKLKLAQSLAAGASFGQFAIHEDDSVADYSLKIFDTTLHTLMEVREKLDPVELQRAVSLMSQAQRVEFYGFGASGAVAADAQHKFFRLLLTAAAYSDPHMQAMSAVTLKPSDVAICISQSGRSKDLLITANLVRESGASLITLCPSQTPLAELSTVNLAIDVHEDTEIYTPLTSRIAHLVVIDVLAMGVAMARGPSLVNHLKSVKRSLRSLRLSPKAVKALDD; from the coding sequence TTGAATCTGCTGCAACACATCGCCCAGTCACGTCACCTGTTACGCAAGTCGGAGCTCAAGGTCGCCGACCACGTGCTGCTTGACCCCGCGGCGGTGATGCACAGTTCCATGGCCGATCTGGCCCACAGCGTGGGCATCAGCGAGCCGACCATCGTGCGTTTCTGCCGGGCCATCGGCTGTTCCGGGTTCCAGGACCTCAAGCTCAAGCTGGCGCAGAGCCTGGCGGCGGGGGCGAGTTTTGGCCAGTTCGCCATCCATGAAGACGACTCGGTCGCTGACTACAGCCTGAAAATTTTCGACACCACCCTGCACACCCTGATGGAGGTTCGTGAGAAGCTCGATCCGGTGGAATTGCAGCGGGCGGTGTCGCTGATGTCCCAGGCCCAGCGCGTCGAGTTCTACGGCTTCGGGGCCTCGGGCGCGGTGGCGGCGGATGCCCAGCACAAGTTCTTCCGCCTGCTGCTGACGGCGGCTGCCTACTCCGACCCGCACATGCAGGCGATGTCGGCGGTGACGCTCAAGCCCAGCGACGTGGCGATCTGCATTTCCCAGTCGGGGCGCTCCAAGGACCTGTTGATCACGGCGAACCTGGTGCGCGAAAGCGGCGCCTCGCTGATCACCCTGTGCCCGAGCCAGACGCCGCTCGCCGAGCTGTCGACCGTCAACCTGGCCATCGACGTGCACGAAGACACCGAGATTTATACGCCTTTGACCTCGCGCATTGCCCACCTGGTGGTGATCGACGTGCTGGCGATGGGCGTGGCCATGGCGCGCGGGCCGAGCCTGGTCAACCACCTCAAGAGCGTCAAGCGCAGCCTGCGCAGCTTGCGCTTGTCGCCCAAGGCGGTGAAAGCGCTGGATGATTGA
- a CDS encoding EAL domain-containing protein translates to MTLSSDLSGPTVEPRVIRKQYAMQMAVERTRLLYQGSLLPTLFMLINGLVCAGLLWSPQRYFVITVWLVWLLSLVALRVIQVAAFDSAIPNRQAHPVWRRMFLLGSAMTGLTLAGAGIALVPADNFIQQAWVFGLIGAAALSASVAYAVSLPAFLSFTLPCLLPAIGYLFWGGDEQGQGWGWFGLILLGALSVVAWQVNRLIDGGLLRRFQNQALIEHLQQAQTRSDQLNHELAKEIEQRRRAEDELREIQSGLESRVVERSLELDAANQALRKSEARLALALKASELGLWDWNLQTDEVHHTHVQELFGLDPEFVTAMLGHLTPRLHPDDLPALKRALIEHLKGRSEDYQIEYRVRHGAGHWVWIEDRGRAVERTESGRVIRMVGTRRDITASKGLEAQQQLAATVFEAASEGIMIFDPNYALIAVNQAFSQLTGYDLDDMIGRNVVELPCSRDARRHYGAIHQALEQHGSWQGELVETRKNGELYPQWLQLNTVRDTRGNISHIVGFFADLSARRESEERMRYLTHYDELTGLANRSLFRERLREAHQRVRQGGRSLALLHINLDRFKLLNDSLGHEVADQLLQKMARRLVNALPEADTIARLSGDEFAVLFDAYGTLSSLARVATRLSTKLRVPVTVDGHELVVSASMGISMLPDNAREISALVSQSNMAMQHAKHLGGNNFQFYTDSLQASTLERLQLENRLRKAIEEKQLSVFYQPKLCLATGRLNAAEALVRWDHPILGNVPPGDFIGLAEETGLIGPIGEFVLRQACWQACEWQRQGLEPIRVSVNLSVHQLRQGKLVSLVRQVLEETGLAPHYLELELTESHLLDSVEHIIATFQQLRDLGVKLAIDDFGTGYSSLSYLKRIPVDYVKIDQAFIRGLGEGTVDAAITRAIIAMAHGLSLKVVAEGVELAEQLEFLQGERCDEVQGYLISRPIEAQALAVLLRAQGE, encoded by the coding sequence ATGACCCTCAGCTCCGACCTGTCGGGCCCTACTGTGGAGCCCCGGGTTATCCGCAAACAGTACGCCATGCAAATGGCGGTCGAGCGTACGCGCCTGCTGTACCAGGGCTCGCTGTTGCCGACCCTGTTCATGTTGATCAATGGCCTGGTCTGCGCCGGACTGCTCTGGAGTCCGCAGCGCTACTTCGTGATCACCGTCTGGCTGGTGTGGCTGCTGTCGCTGGTGGCGCTGCGGGTGATCCAGGTCGCGGCCTTCGATTCGGCGATTCCCAACCGCCAGGCCCATCCCGTCTGGCGTCGCATGTTCCTGCTCGGTTCGGCCATGACCGGCCTGACCCTGGCCGGTGCCGGCATCGCCCTGGTGCCCGCCGATAACTTCATCCAGCAGGCCTGGGTATTCGGTCTGATCGGCGCGGCGGCGCTCTCGGCCAGCGTGGCCTATGCCGTCAGCCTGCCGGCGTTCCTGTCCTTTACCTTGCCCTGCCTGTTGCCTGCGATCGGCTACCTGTTCTGGGGCGGGGACGAGCAGGGGCAGGGCTGGGGCTGGTTCGGGCTGATCCTGCTGGGTGCGCTGAGCGTGGTGGCCTGGCAGGTCAATCGGCTGATCGACGGCGGCTTGCTGCGGCGTTTCCAGAATCAGGCCCTGATCGAACATTTGCAGCAGGCGCAAACCCGCAGCGATCAGTTGAACCATGAGCTGGCCAAAGAGATCGAGCAGCGCCGCCGTGCCGAAGACGAGCTGCGTGAAATCCAGTCCGGGCTGGAGTCCCGCGTCGTCGAGCGCAGTCTCGAACTGGACGCCGCCAACCAGGCCCTGCGCAAAAGCGAAGCACGGCTGGCCCTGGCGTTGAAAGCCAGTGAGTTAGGGTTGTGGGACTGGAACCTGCAAACCGACGAAGTCCACCACACTCACGTCCAGGAGTTGTTCGGGCTCGATCCGGAGTTCGTCACGGCGATGCTCGGCCATCTCACTCCACGTTTGCATCCCGACGATCTGCCGGCGCTCAAGCGCGCATTGATCGAGCACTTGAAGGGGCGCAGCGAGGACTACCAGATCGAATACCGCGTGCGTCACGGCGCTGGCCACTGGGTCTGGATCGAGGACCGTGGCCGCGCGGTCGAGCGTACGGAGAGCGGCCGGGTGATCCGCATGGTCGGTACCCGCCGCGACATCACCGCCAGCAAAGGGCTGGAGGCGCAACAGCAATTGGCGGCTACGGTGTTTGAAGCCGCCAGTGAAGGCATCATGATTTTCGACCCGAACTACGCCCTCATTGCCGTCAACCAGGCTTTCAGCCAATTAACGGGCTATGACCTGGACGACATGATCGGGCGTAACGTCGTCGAACTGCCCTGCAGTCGGGACGCCCGCCGTCACTACGGGGCGATCCATCAGGCGCTGGAGCAACACGGCAGCTGGCAGGGCGAGCTGGTGGAAACGCGCAAGAACGGCGAGCTCTACCCACAATGGCTGCAATTGAACACCGTGCGCGATACACGGGGAAACATCAGTCATATCGTAGGCTTCTTCGCCGATCTGTCGGCGCGCCGCGAATCCGAAGAGCGCATGCGCTACCTGACCCACTACGACGAACTGACCGGGCTGGCCAACCGCTCGCTGTTCCGCGAACGCTTGCGCGAGGCCCATCAGCGGGTGCGCCAGGGTGGTCGCAGCCTGGCGCTTTTGCACATCAACCTGGACCGTTTCAAGCTGCTCAATGACAGCCTGGGCCATGAAGTTGCCGACCAGCTGTTGCAGAAAATGGCCCGGCGCCTGGTCAATGCGTTGCCGGAGGCGGACACCATCGCGCGGCTGTCCGGTGATGAATTCGCGGTGCTGTTCGACGCCTACGGCACGCTGTCGAGCCTGGCGCGGGTCGCGACGCGACTGTCGACCAAACTGCGCGTGCCGGTGACGGTCGATGGGCACGAGCTGGTGGTCAGCGCGTCCATGGGCATCAGCATGCTGCCGGACAACGCGCGGGAAATTTCCGCGCTGGTGAGCCAGTCGAACATGGCCATGCAGCACGCCAAGCACTTGGGCGGTAACAATTTCCAGTTCTACACCGACAGCCTGCAAGCCAGCACCCTTGAGCGCCTGCAACTGGAAAACCGCTTGCGCAAGGCCATCGAAGAAAAACAGCTGAGCGTGTTCTACCAACCCAAGTTGTGCCTCGCTACTGGCCGGCTGAATGCTGCTGAAGCGCTGGTGCGGTGGGACCATCCGATATTGGGCAATGTCCCGCCGGGAGACTTCATCGGCCTGGCCGAAGAAACCGGGCTGATCGGCCCCATCGGCGAATTCGTGCTGCGTCAGGCCTGCTGGCAGGCGTGCGAATGGCAACGCCAGGGCCTGGAGCCGATCCGGGTGTCGGTCAACCTGTCGGTGCACCAGCTGCGCCAGGGCAAGTTGGTCAGCCTGGTGCGTCAGGTGCTGGAAGAAACCGGCCTGGCGCCGCACTACCTGGAACTGGAACTCACTGAAAGCCACCTGCTGGACAGCGTCGAACACATCATCGCGACCTTCCAGCAACTGCGTGATCTGGGGGTCAAGCTGGCCATCGACGACTTCGGTACCGGCTATTCGTCGCTGAGCTACCTCAAGCGCATTCCGGTGGACTACGTGAAGATTGATCAGGCGTTCATTCGGGGCCTGGGGGAGGGCACGGTGGATGCGGCGATCACGCGGGCGATCATCGCTATGGCCCACGGCTTGTCGCTGAAGGTGGTGGCCGAAGGGGTGGAACTGGCTGAGCAGCTCGAATTTTTGCAGGGCGAGCGTTGTGATGAGGTGCAGGGCTACCTGATCAGCCGGCCTATCGAGGCGCAGGCGTTGGCCGTGCTGTTGCGAGCGCAGGGCGAATAG
- a CDS encoding PA3496 family putative envelope integrity protein: MAQPYEERNSAVRTRRQQEDQRRMEFRRAIEDRCERRQLMAEIGDFPELELNFWQASPAASRRNAQPGH, translated from the coding sequence ATGGCCCAGCCCTACGAAGAACGCAACAGCGCTGTCAGAACCCGTCGTCAACAGGAAGACCAGCGCCGCATGGAGTTTCGCCGCGCCATCGAAGATCGCTGCGAGCGCCGCCAGTTGATGGCCGAGATCGGTGACTTCCCGGAGCTGGAACTCAATTTCTGGCAGGCATCGCCCGCAGCTTCCCGTCGAAACGCTCAACCAGGCCACTGA
- a CDS encoding LysR family transcriptional regulator → MRKSLMRMTLRQLQIFNEVCDLRSYSRAADEMSLTQPAVSLQIRQLEELIGQPLFDYVGKKLYMTEAAEALQRASRDIFGRLENLDMQLSDMQGSLQGQLKLAIESSAKYFVPHLFAAFKRQHPEVNLQLTVVNRGQVIRRLSDNRDDLVIMSMVPQDMGLEFLPFLNNPIVAVAPPDHPLCHMGPLRLQDLEPYTLLLREPGSGTRMACEEYFKEKRVHFNQTQEVSSAEAQRECVLAGLGVALMTRHALNLELATGGLVELPVEELPLFRSWCLVQAKAKRLSPVAHAFLAFIRSERVQISGLVERFDGKLRAMPARN, encoded by the coding sequence ATGCGTAAGTCATTGATGCGTATGACATTGCGTCAATTGCAGATTTTCAATGAAGTCTGTGATCTGCGCTCCTACAGCCGCGCTGCCGACGAAATGTCGCTGACGCAACCCGCCGTCAGCCTGCAGATTCGCCAGCTCGAAGAGCTGATTGGTCAACCTTTGTTCGATTATGTCGGCAAAAAGCTCTATATGACCGAAGCCGCTGAAGCGCTTCAGCGGGCGAGCCGGGACATTTTCGGCCGCCTGGAAAACCTCGATATGCAGCTGTCGGACATGCAGGGTTCGTTGCAGGGCCAACTGAAACTGGCCATCGAATCCAGCGCCAAGTATTTCGTGCCGCACCTGTTTGCCGCGTTCAAGCGCCAGCACCCGGAGGTCAACCTGCAACTGACGGTGGTCAACCGCGGCCAGGTGATCCGTCGCCTCTCCGACAACCGCGATGACCTGGTGATCATGTCCATGGTGCCGCAGGACATGGGCCTGGAGTTCCTGCCCTTCCTCAACAACCCGATCGTGGCCGTCGCGCCGCCCGATCATCCCTTGTGCCACATGGGCCCGCTGCGCTTGCAGGACCTTGAACCCTACACCCTGCTGCTGCGCGAGCCTGGCTCGGGTACGCGCATGGCGTGCGAGGAGTATTTCAAGGAGAAGCGCGTGCACTTCAACCAGACCCAGGAAGTCTCGTCGGCCGAAGCCCAGCGTGAATGTGTACTGGCGGGTCTGGGCGTCGCGCTGATGACGCGCCACGCCCTGAACCTGGAATTGGCGACCGGCGGCCTGGTCGAGCTACCGGTCGAGGAGCTGCCGCTGTTTCGCAGTTGGTGCCTGGTCCAGGCCAAGGCCAAGCGGCTGTCGCCGGTGGCCCACGCATTCCTTGCGTTCATCCGCAGCGAACGGGTGCAGATCAGTGGCCTGGTTGAGCGTTTCGACGGGAAGCTGCGGGCGATGCCTGCCAGAAATTGA
- a CDS encoding EamA family transporter, with translation MGSGFFSSWTFWALLSAAFAALTAIFAKIGVENVNSDFATLLRTVVVLVSLALILYATGQYQSLGSISPRSYLFLLLSGLATGASWICYFRALKVGPASLVAPVDKLSVVLVAVLGVMLLDEKLDLRQWGGIGLITAGVVMLALRR, from the coding sequence ATGGGCTCGGGTTTCTTTTCTTCCTGGACGTTCTGGGCGCTGTTGTCTGCTGCTTTCGCGGCGTTGACCGCCATTTTCGCGAAAATAGGCGTGGAAAACGTCAACTCGGACTTCGCCACGCTGCTGCGTACTGTGGTGGTGCTGGTCAGCCTGGCCTTGATTTTGTACGCCACGGGCCAATATCAGTCTTTGGGCTCGATCTCGCCGAGAAGTTATCTGTTCCTGCTGCTGTCCGGGCTTGCGACCGGCGCCTCGTGGATCTGCTACTTCCGTGCGCTGAAAGTCGGTCCGGCCTCGCTGGTCGCACCGGTGGACAAGCTCAGCGTGGTCCTCGTGGCCGTGCTCGGCGTGATGCTGCTGGACGAGAAACTCGACCTGCGCCAATGGGGCGGTATCGGTCTGATCACCGCGGGTGTGGTGATGCTGGCGTTACGACGCTGA
- the uvrD gene encoding DNA helicase II, giving the protein MRDDLSLLLNSLNDAQRQAVAAPVGRQLVLAGAGSGKTRVLVHRIAWLIQVENASPHSILSVTFTNKAAAEMRHRIEQLMGINPAGMWVGTFHGLAHRLLRAHWQEAGLSQTFQILDSDDQQRLVKRVIRELGLDEQRWPARQAQWFINGQKDEGLRPQHIQASGDLFLATMRSIYEAYEAACLRAGVIDFSELLLRALDLWRDHPGLLAHYQKRFRHILVDEFQDTNAVQYAWLRLLAKGGDSLMVVGDDDQSIYGWRGAKIENIYQYSDDFPDAEIIRLEQNYRSTAGILKAANALIANNTGRMGKELWTDGGDGEAINLYAAFNEHDEARYVVETIESALKTGLARSDIAILYRSNAQSRVLEEALLRERIPYRIYGGQRFFERAEIKNAMAYLRLLEGRGNDAALERVINVPTRGIGEKTVEAIREHARHSDVSMWEAMRQLIANKGVTGRAAGALGAFMELIENLAAKCIEMPLHLMTQTVIEQSGLIAYHEAEKGEKGQARVENLEELVSAARNFENTEEDEDLTPLAAFLGHASLEAGDTQADEHEDSIQLMTLHSAKGLEFPYVFLVGMEEGLFPHKMSLEEPGRLEEERRLAYVGITRAMQNLVMTYAETRRLYGSETYNKVSRFVREVPKGLVQEVRLSNSVSRPFGGGQQQSTSSLFSGSEIPQTGFTLGQAVRHSVFGDGVILNFEGAGAQARVQVNFSEGSKWLMLGYAKLEAI; this is encoded by the coding sequence ATGCGCGATGATCTCTCCCTTCTGCTGAACTCCCTCAACGATGCCCAACGGCAGGCCGTAGCCGCCCCCGTGGGTCGTCAGTTGGTCCTGGCCGGTGCTGGCTCCGGTAAAACCCGAGTGCTGGTGCACCGTATCGCCTGGTTGATCCAGGTCGAAAACGCCTCGCCCCACTCGATCCTGTCGGTGACCTTCACCAACAAGGCCGCTGCCGAGATGCGTCACCGCATCGAGCAGTTGATGGGTATCAACCCGGCCGGCATGTGGGTCGGCACCTTCCACGGCCTGGCGCACCGCCTGCTGCGGGCGCACTGGCAGGAAGCCGGCCTGAGCCAGACCTTCCAGATTCTCGACAGCGACGACCAGCAGCGCCTGGTCAAGCGGGTGATCCGCGAGCTGGGCCTGGACGAACAACGCTGGCCGGCCCGTCAGGCCCAGTGGTTCATCAACGGGCAGAAAGACGAAGGTCTGCGCCCGCAACACATTCAAGCCAGTGGCGATCTGTTCCTGGCGACCATGCGCAGCATCTACGAAGCCTACGAGGCCGCGTGCCTGCGCGCGGGCGTCATCGACTTCTCCGAGCTGCTGCTGCGCGCCCTGGACCTGTGGCGCGATCACCCAGGCCTGCTGGCGCATTACCAGAAGCGCTTCCGCCACATCCTGGTGGACGAGTTCCAGGACACCAACGCCGTGCAGTACGCCTGGTTGCGTCTGCTGGCCAAGGGTGGCGACAGCCTGATGGTGGTCGGCGACGACGATCAGTCGATCTACGGCTGGCGTGGCGCGAAAATCGAGAACATCTACCAGTACTCCGATGATTTCCCGGACGCCGAGATCATCCGCCTGGAGCAGAACTACCGCTCCACCGCCGGTATCCTCAAGGCCGCCAACGCCCTGATCGCCAACAATACCGGGCGCATGGGCAAGGAGCTGTGGACCGACGGCGGCGATGGCGAAGCGATCAACCTGTACGCGGCCTTCAACGAGCACGACGAAGCACGCTACGTGGTGGAAACCATCGAAAGCGCGCTGAAAACCGGCCTGGCTCGCAGCGATATCGCGATTCTGTACCGCTCCAACGCCCAATCGCGCGTTTTGGAAGAAGCTTTGCTGCGTGAGCGCATTCCATATCGCATCTACGGCGGCCAGCGCTTCTTCGAACGAGCTGAAATCAAGAACGCCATGGCTTACCTGCGCTTGCTGGAAGGCCGGGGCAACGATGCCGCGCTGGAACGGGTGATCAACGTACCGACCCGCGGCATCGGCGAAAAAACCGTCGAGGCCATTCGCGAACACGCACGCCACAGCGATGTATCCATGTGGGAAGCGATGCGCCAGCTGATCGCCAACAAAGGCGTGACGGGCCGTGCTGCCGGCGCCCTGGGCGCGTTCATGGAACTGATCGAAAACCTCGCTGCCAAGTGCATCGAGATGCCGCTGCACCTGATGACCCAGACGGTCATCGAGCAGTCCGGGCTGATCGCCTACCACGAAGCGGAAAAAGGCGAGAAAGGCCAGGCTCGGGTGGAAAACCTTGAGGAACTGGTCAGCGCCGCGCGCAACTTCGAGAACACCGAAGAGGACGAGGACCTGACGCCATTGGCGGCGTTCCTCGGCCATGCATCGCTGGAGGCCGGGGACACCCAGGCCGACGAGCACGAAGACAGCATCCAGTTGATGACCTTGCACAGCGCCAAGGGCCTGGAGTTCCCGTACGTGTTCCTGGTGGGCATGGAAGAAGGCCTGTTCCCGCACAAGATGAGCCTGGAAGAACCCGGCCGCCTGGAAGAAGAGCGGCGCCTGGCCTACGTCGGCATCACCCGCGCCATGCAGAACCTGGTGATGACCTACGCGGAGACCCGCCGCCTGTACGGCAGCGAGACCTACAACAAGGTCTCGCGCTTCGTACGCGAGGTTCCGAAAGGGCTGGTCCAGGAAGTGCGGCTGTCCAACAGTGTCAGCCGTCCATTCGGTGGCGGCCAGCAGCAAAGTACATCCAGCCTGTTCAGCGGTAGCGAAATCCCGCAGACCGGCTTCACCCTGGGCCAGGCCGTGCGCCACTCGGTGTTCGGCGACGGCGTGATCCTCAACTTCGAAGGCGCTGGCGCGCAGGCGCGGGTGCAGGTGAACTTCAGCGAAGGCAGCAAGTGGCTGATGCTGGGGTATGCGAAGCTGGAAGCGATCTGA
- a CDS encoding acetyl-CoA carboxylase biotin carboxylase subunit — translation MITKILIANRGEIAVRIVRACAEMGIRSVAIFSDADRHALHVKRADEAHSIGAEPLAGYLNPRKLVNLAVETGCDALHPGYGFLSENAELAEICAERGIKFIGPAAEVIRRMGDKTEARRSMIKAGVPVTPGTEGNVSGIEEALTEGDRIGYPVMLKATSGGGGRGIRRCNSREELEQAFPRVISEATKAFGSAEVFLEKCIVNPKHIEAQILGDSFGNVVHLFERDCSIQRRNQKLIEIAPSPQLTPEQRAYIGDLSVRAAKAVGYENAGTVEFLLAEGEVYFMEMNTRVQVEHTITEEITGIDIVREQIRIASGLPLSVKQEDIQHRGFALQFRINAEDPKNNFLPSFGKITRYYAPGGPGVRTDTAIYTGYTIPPFYDSMCLKLVVWALTWEEAMDRGLRALDDMRLQGVKTTAAYYQEILRNPEFRSGQFNTSFVESHPELTNYSIKRKPEELALAIAAAIAAHAGL, via the coding sequence GTGATAACAAAGATCCTGATCGCCAACCGTGGTGAGATTGCCGTACGAATCGTACGAGCCTGCGCCGAAATGGGCATCCGCTCGGTGGCGATTTTTTCCGATGCCGATCGCCACGCCCTGCATGTGAAGCGTGCGGACGAGGCCCACAGCATTGGTGCCGAGCCACTGGCCGGTTACCTGAACCCGCGCAAGCTGGTGAACCTGGCAGTGGAAACCGGCTGCGATGCCTTGCACCCAGGTTACGGTTTCCTCTCGGAAAACGCGGAACTGGCAGAAATTTGCGCCGAACGTGGGATCAAGTTCATCGGCCCGGCCGCAGAAGTCATCCGCCGCATGGGCGACAAGACCGAAGCGCGCCGCAGCATGATCAAGGCGGGCGTGCCCGTCACCCCAGGCACCGAAGGCAACGTCTCGGGCATCGAAGAAGCCCTGACCGAAGGTGACCGCATCGGCTACCCGGTGATGCTCAAGGCCACCTCCGGTGGTGGCGGCCGTGGTATCCGTCGCTGCAACAGCCGCGAAGAACTCGAACAGGCCTTCCCCCGGGTCATTTCCGAGGCCACCAAGGCATTCGGTTCGGCGGAAGTGTTTCTGGAAAAATGCATCGTAAACCCCAAACACATCGAAGCGCAGATTCTGGGCGACAGCTTCGGCAACGTGGTGCACCTGTTCGAGCGTGACTGCTCGATCCAGCGGCGCAACCAGAAGCTGATCGAAATCGCCCCGAGCCCGCAACTGACCCCGGAACAGCGCGCCTACATCGGCGACCTGTCGGTGCGTGCCGCCAAGGCCGTGGGCTACGAGAACGCCGGTACCGTGGAGTTCCTGCTCGCCGAAGGCGAGGTGTACTTCATGGAGATGAACACCCGGGTGCAGGTGGAACACACCATCACCGAGGAAATCACCGGCATCGATATCGTCCGTGAGCAGATTCGCATCGCCTCCGGCCTGCCGCTTTCGGTGAAACAGGAAGACATCCAGCACCGTGGCTTCGCGCTGCAGTTCCGGATCAACGCCGAAGACCCGAAAAACAACTTCCTGCCCAGTTTCGGCAAGATCACCCGCTACTACGCCCCCGGCGGCCCCGGCGTGCGGACCGACACGGCGATCTATACCGGCTACACCATTCCGCCGTTCTACGACTCCATGTGCCTGAAACTGGTGGTCTGGGCGCTGACCTGGGAAGAAGCCATGGACCGTGGCTTGCGCGCCCTCGACGACATGCGTCTGCAAGGGGTCAAGACCACCGCCGCGTATTACCAGGAAATCCTGCGCAACCCGGAATTCCGTAGCGGCCAGTTCAATACCAGCTTCGTGGAAAGCCACCCTGAACTGACCAACTACTCGATCAAGCGCAAACCCGAAGAGCTGGCCCTGGCCATCGCCGCCGCCATCGCCGCCCACGCAGGCCTGTGA